From a single Deltaproteobacteria bacterium GWA2_45_12 genomic region:
- a CDS encoding phosphoribosyl-AMP cyclohydrolase has protein sequence MFSIDQLKFDANGLIPAVIQDVANNEILMVGYMNKEAVQKTIEGPHVTFYSRSRNKMWIKGESSGHTQQVKEIYFDCDADCLLIKVIQKVAACHVGYRTCFFRKIEKDKVITVGEKIFEEEKVYKK, from the coding sequence ATGTTTTCAATCGATCAATTAAAATTCGACGCCAACGGCCTTATTCCTGCCGTGATTCAGGATGTTGCAAACAACGAAATCCTGATGGTGGGCTACATGAATAAAGAAGCCGTGCAAAAAACCATCGAAGGGCCCCATGTCACTTTTTATTCACGTTCGCGCAATAAAATGTGGATCAAGGGAGAGTCTTCAGGGCACACACAGCAAGTGAAGGAAATTTATTTTGACTGTGATGCCGATTGCCTGCTGATCAAAGTCATTCAGAAAGTGGCGGCCTGCCATGTGGGGTACCGCACCTGTTTTTTTCGAAAGATTGAAAAGGACAAAGTGATCACCGTGGGTGAAAAGATTTTTGAGGAAGAGAAGGTTTATAAAAAATAA
- a CDS encoding histidine triad nucleotide-binding protein, with product MDCLFCKIAKKEISSQVVYEDKDVLAFKDIHPQVPVHILVIPKKHFGTLNDLSDISIMNPVFSAVQKIVKEQGIDQKGYRTVINCNKDGGQTVYHLHLHILGGRQLGGGMAGL from the coding sequence ATGGATTGTCTTTTCTGCAAAATAGCCAAAAAAGAAATTTCCAGCCAGGTGGTGTATGAAGATAAAGATGTCCTGGCTTTTAAAGACATACATCCCCAGGTCCCCGTTCATATTCTTGTCATTCCCAAAAAACATTTTGGAACTCTCAACGACCTTTCAGACATCTCTATCATGAATCCCGTTTTTTCCGCTGTGCAAAAAATTGTGAAGGAGCAGGGGATTGACCAAAAAGGGTATCGCACTGTGATCAATTGCAACAAAGATGGAGGGCAGACGGTCTATCATCTTCATTTGCATATTTTGGGGGGACGGCAGTTGGGCGGGGGAATGGCTGGTTTATAA